ACTGTACCAAAGCGTGATCTACTAACCTGTGGAATCTTTTCCACTTCTGTTTGGAGCAGGTTGGGTGAAATGCACACAGCTAGATTGTTAGAATCCATCTTGTTTGTATCGGCGTTCTCACTTATGTGGTACAGTAGAACCATCAGGAGCTTCAACAACTGAATATTTGGGTCAGGAAGCACGTTGACCACCctgaagacaaaacaaaaaacctggTTAAACTCACATTTTTACACGAAATACTTTATATCCAAACCATTGTCCAATATTGAGAACAGACATTAAATGACTATTTGACAACTTACATTTGAACTTCTGCACATTTCTGATCTACGTCTTGCGTTTCCATTGCAGCCATCCAGGATTTGTAGTGCTCCACCATTAGCAAACTACCTGGAATATGTCTCAGAAAGTCCTGCAAACCAGAATACACATAAACTGGATATTAATGaccaaatatgcaaataaatgctGGCCGCTGTTTCACACAATCACACAGTCAATTCTCTGAGTCAAGATCCAGTCCATACCTTGAGAAGATCAGCAAGTAGAAAGACTGTGTGCTCTTCCAGATCAACTTCCATCCCATCATTTAGCTGTGCCTTGATTTCTCTCAGAGTTCTGGCATTGCCTGCTTTCCTAAACACTCCTTCAGTGTACAGACCCTTCTTCAGCAGCAATGTAAGGACATcctgcaaaaaaaatgaaatacagaaTAAACCCAAAGAACACCTTGAGCATGtgcaataataaaatacattatttatggTTTGGCAGTCGGATATAAACTAATATGCTGATTCTTACCATAATTGGCTTGGGAGGACATCCATCTTTTCCACAGACATCAGAGAGGGCCTGTCCAAAGAGTGGATGTTTTGGAAGTACGCTGACATGACCGGAATTAATTTGTTTTTTCTGTACGCGTCGAAAAATGCTTTTCCAGCGCCTTTGATTGATGTTCATGTTTTCTATTAAAAAtcaaaaagacacatttaaGATTTGAACATTTGAACCAGTACAAACAATCATATTAAATAGTTGGAAAGTGTAATCTCGGTGTACAGTGCTTTGTGAGCTGAGAAATTTTTCTCTTCCacatcaaaagtaaaaaaaacacttttaagaGCAAATGGCATTTGAAACAAGAAGTAAGATATTCAGCTCACCAGTGTGGGAGGTGTTGGGCAGACTGGTATTAGTCTGCTGACTTAGGTAAAGTCCCGCATGAACCTAACAGGAATAAAAACAATTAGTTCAATATCCATTTAAAATCAGTTAACTAAATTTACTAATAAATGTGAAACGATACTGAATAAAAACGTTCAACagtcagaaataaactgaaagcTAAACAGAGCAAACATGTTCAGTAAACGTCATGTGTTGGTACACTGAGGTGCCTTGACATTTATACAGTCAGGTCTGTTTGGGCTGTGCCCTCAGTACTTAACCATCAAATAAATCTATAATTTCACTAATCTATTAATCAGAAGGTGTTAAGAAGCGCTGTATGCATAAGATCTTGGGATCAATACTTACTGGGGCTTGCATGCTGATTACGTCCATGCTGTTTGTGGTCAACGATTTACACTGAAACAGAAAGAACAATACATGTGTTTGTCTTGTCAATGAGATTTAGGGAAGAACGCCAATTCAAACACATAGTAATCAGTTTCCATGATGACATTAAGGACAATAGGTGTGTGAAACCTTTGAATGAAGGTGATAACTTACCACGTCGTGACCACTCAGCACCTTCATAGGTTTGTTGTTGTGATGACCAAAGATGCGCTCCACTTGGTCAGATTATCTGCCCAAAGAAAAtaattcatttgtaaatattatcttgaggtttcatttatttgttggtTCAGTTTCAGTAGCTTGATATACCAGTTTTCACACAACAAAACTTTGCTGAATCAACTCTTGAATAGCACAATATATAAAAGTAATAGTAATCTAATACATAATAACAAATATAATAGaataaaattatagaaaaatcTATTTTGATCACAACAGCTTTTTTAAAGAGAATGtgtgtagaaatatgactgctCAAATTACTCAACAGCTCAAAAGCATAAATACAATAGCAtagtattattaaataaatattttataaatattttactgttactcACCAGCTAAAAATATTCCGTTTTGCACTGTGGGTGTTCCAAGACAGCAATAAGCTACATTGACTCAGGAACAGCAGAGACACCAACAAGAGATTCACACAGACTGAAGTGAAACAGCCCACTACAACACACTAAATGAAAGTGGGCGGGCAGAGGGGAATTTCTGATGTGCAATGGAGACAGGAAGAAGCATCACGGGCACCCACTATTAACACCTCTACGGAAGGCAACTGCGTCTTGTGACAGTGAGTGGAAAGTGTTTTATACGTCACTCATGTGTGCATGAACAGGTACCACAAAGGTGAGAGAGAACCACGAGAGAACGTACATATTAAAAGATACTGTCAAAAACATGAATATCACGTTAAACATGCAGTTTAATATAATTGCTGTAAAACAAGCATTGAGTTAACAATTAGCCATTGTTTACCAGTTAAATATCTATTTGATATTAAGATGAAATGTGTTATGGTTAATGCAGTTGATATAAATAtcagttttgttgtagatttaggGTTTGTTCtggtacaaaatgaaaatgagattGCATTGGATATACAAGAATTAAGCTAGGCAAGTATTTACAGTAAAGGCTCCTTTACTATGATTCATTATTTTGCTGTAAATGCTACTGGTGCCCTGGGAATTTTTGTAAAGAATCAATAAACATCATTTTGAGACTTCAACTTTGAGTGTTTGGCTCTGACTCACTGCCTCTAATGAAAACAACCAGCCCccatgttcatgtttttgtgtgaGCTGCATAACTGCCAAATTTACCATGAAAATAAAGATGCATTTATCTGAATAATTTTCAGCATGCCCACCTACTGCTTATAGTCACAATGGAAATGAGGTCAGTACCTACATCAGCAGCCGTTTCGATTTTGACAATGTGAACTTATAGAGAAGCAATGTTAAAAAATTAATTTACTTCATACGGTTTCACGTTTTACTGCCATTTATTTCTTAATACATATCTTTCGATCAGCACCAAGTTCATCTAACCCAGGTCTTTACAGTGTTTACATGTTTCTAAACAGTCATAATTACATTCCACTTAAAATAACCCGCTGTGGATGACACTAATGTGTCAAAACAATAAATGCAGTTACAGTGACAAGCATATCTCTATCAACTGGTGTGAAACATTTCTGGTCATTAGAGGCATATCTTAAAAATTAGACACAAACACTATAATTATGACTGATATGATGTTTGAgtcaaaatgtcatttttggattGACAAACAACTTTTTAATTTCTAATATGAAACCCCTCACCACAGAGTGATTTCAATTTCTAACTGTAGTGTGAATCACCAAACTTTCCCCTGGAGTGCTAAAGTAGTAAAATGAACTATATGTGATTTATGGATACAATTATAGACATTCTCACACTATTTCACAATAATATGTAAGACATAACAAAACAGCCATATGTATATAGAGAAACATTTCTCTTTTGATATATGGACATTTCTTTGTCACTGTATAAATCACACCTGTAGGTGGCCTCATTTGAATGACCTTCACGGCAGCCCACCAGGGGAAAAACCAACGTGGGACATAATGCATCATAAGGTTTTCTAGGTTGTGGGCTTCAAGACCACCAAAGGACACCAAATCAACACCTGCCTACTCTAAGTACAACGGGGAGTCACAAACAGCTATGATGAGATCTGAATAAAGATTGTAttaaaattcatctttaatgctGAAATGAGGTTGGTCTTCAGGTTTAAAGTCTCTGTTGGGGCTTCCATCTTCATTGAGAACGCGCCTGCTGGTGTATCCAACGATAGGGTACTTTGCTTTGTATGTGCCCGTAAATATCTGCTCAAGGGACTGTAGCTGTTTTTCTGTGAGGCCCATCTAACAAACGGGACAAGGAGAGAGGGAAATATTTACAATGGCATTAGACCACAGGGTCGATTGGATCACCAAGAAAAGACCCTGGTGGAATCTAAAGAGTAATTCAGAATGAGGAAACAGAAAGTTATGTTTCTGTAAACCTGCTTTTTCATGCAATAGGGAACTCCTAAACGTTTTTTCTATTTCTAGACTACCACAGAACTTCTCTGTGGCTATGTTGTGATCTTTAAAATCTCCAACTTACAGTGTCATGTGTGAGATCTGCTGGGTCAAGTGACATTTTGGCCACTGCTCTGGTCGAGTCCTTTCCAACAAGGGCATTATATGGCGCACCCTCGCCATAAAACTCTGGAAAATGTCAAAAATTAAACCAATAAATGCAGGTTAAAGTATTTCCAAtctattacaaaaatgtaaatactttCATGGAGTTTAAAACTGATTTATGTTCACGTGAGACATGTACCTTTTCCAGTCGTCACGTCAAACACTACACCTTTAATGGCCATATAAATTGGTTGTCCATCCTGTTAAGTGACCGGGGACGAATTTAAAACAGTTTagtaaatgcaatgaatttagTGAAAACCTCAGAAATTTCGAAAAACTGGTAGTGTTTTGTATAACAGCGCGTAAGTTACCTCACTCCCATCGTATCTTTTCAACTCCTCCTCGGTGAACAACCGCACCGGTTTAGAGGCGTTTCTAATTTCAGTATCTTTTGCAGAACAAATAATTATTAAGACACACAATGCGACACTAAGGGCGAAAAACATTGTGGACTGTCGTGTTGAAGTTTATAAGATGCAGGAACTAACCATGTAACTTCAGTTTCCTTGTTGTCATAAGGTTTCCATTCAGGcgctgatctcagatcagcatTCACACTCACAGTCGAGGGGGGGGGATAATGGGGTAAAATGCTCCACTTGTATCGGAACAGGATTCAGTAGTGTTTAAGGACGCAAGAtgctttaacatttaaattgagCCTTGTTTGGGTTCGGTTAATATATCTATTGCATCTTAAATGTCGTGCCCACTTCTGCTTCGGGAATTTTCTAAACTTCCACTTGCCCTGAGTTTCTGTTTTCAAAACCACGTGAGACGGACCGGAAGTTACGTCGCCCACTGAAACCGGTAGTGGTGACTGCTATAAAAACTGAACTTAAGCCAACAACAGGAATATTAAACGGGTTTCCCCCTTTTTTCATCCCGTTTCCACATAAAAGCGCTCAATTTGGTCCTCTGAAGTGCAGGCGAATTTGTAATTTGcaaaagatttttatttgaagttgtAATGTGTTGTTAgtcatatatataaaaacactcACAGAACACATTCAGTtacataaatattattatagaaGATTTTCCGAGAACTGTCATGAAAAAGATTAAAGTCTCCAGATCCCATCCCAATAACAGCTGTGATGTCACGCTTGACCCACGTTTCTGTCCAGTTGCTGTTATATGCATTTGCCGTGCCTCATGAGTGCTTCTGGATGCTATCAAATAGAGCTTGAAACTCAGTATCCTGTTCTGAATCCGGAGTCTAGCGATTTAATGGCAAAGTTTAAGTGTCCAAAAGGTGACGCAAAATGCTGAGGAGAGAAACATCTCGATCGTATCAGGAGGTAACTTAATAATACAACTTATGTGTGAAATGTGGGACGGCTAAATGCTGCTCACACTCGTTAGTTGtcagtgtttatatttatgttcGCTGCATTAGTTGTAAGGACATGGCAGATATGAAGGCTACTACAGCTAAAGTCATGTGATAACAGCTGACCGCTCTTCGGTTTATTATTGCAGCATACATGCAGCGAGTAACTTAGCATTATAACGTTACTGTGCATAAATGATATACGACACTTTCCAAGAATGTGGTACAAGCTTCCGAATTCTTGTATTTAGTATTAACGTTACCTTTTTTAACAAGTCTTCGAGGTCCAAGTCGGAAAATAAATGTTGTGTAAGCTTTTTTTTCTATTCAACGAGGTTTTTCCATTTagataatacaatttaaaactctacttttttgttatatttaacaataaacagGAAAAAAAGCACACCGCtttcaaatatgtttatttaaaaaacgcaTGAATAAGTAATTGGGTTGAAATTTGAAGTAGCCTGTGCACTTATGGCTGTTGCAGATGTTTCAAGAAATCAAATAACTAACTGTGTAAATGTAACTGTGTgcatttatgtgtttttttgtttgtttgtttgttgttggaTTGCAGTTCAATGGTGATGACTGTTCTGGCCCGCATGGGTCCTATGGGAATAATGACGTTTCTGAAGTGGAGCATGATGAAGCAAGCTGTGATCCTTTACCAGGTCCCCACTTTCCTAAAATCTAATTTTAATTAATGATTGCTTTTTATGTATGTATACATgatatacattattttaaaactattgtTCACTATATTTTAGATGAGGACATTGTGGACAGCAACCTTATGCCCATAACCTTCAACAAAGCCTGTCTGAAGAATGTTTTCACAGTCATCCTTGTGCTCATTTACCTGCTGCTTAGTACAGTTGCTGCATTCTTGGCTTATCAAACCATTTCAGACTTTATGGAGAAGCTCAACCATCCAGTAATGTCTGTTTCATACAAAGAGGTTGAAGAGTTTACACCACCAGGTGAGTTCCCTGCACACACTGTTGTTTAATTGTCTCTctcaaaatctgtttttgtagtgcgtctttgtttgtttacaaacagGAATTGCGTTGTATCCTGGGAAGGCTCAGTTATTGAGTTGCATGCATCATTATCATGACAACATTCCACCTCCTGTATCATCAGGCAGCCGGGCGGAAGGAGACTGTATAATAGAAGAGATAATTTACTATGGACCATATTCAAACCAGACACAAGTAAGTGTTAGATTTTTATTTCAAGCTATTTTGCCAAGTTGATACTATTATTAGTAATGTAATGTGTTTGCCAGAAGCGAGCCATGGTGGTCAGAGGTCCGACTGATGTGAGGAACCGAGAACTAATATTCCTTCAGTTTAGTCGTAATGAAACGGAAGAAGATTTCAGCGCTATCAGTTACATGATTTTTGCCGAATTCAGTGACCTGC
This genomic window from Triplophysa rosa linkage group LG10, Trosa_1v2, whole genome shotgun sequence contains:
- the nenf gene encoding neudesin isoform X2; the protein is MTTRKLKLHDTEIRNASKPVRLFTEEELKRYDGSEDGQPIYMAIKGVVFDVTTGKEFYGEGAPYNALVGKDSTRAVAKMSLDPADLTHDTMGLTEKQLQSLEQIFTGTYKAKYPIVGYTSRRVLNEDGSPNRDFKPEDQPHFSIKDEF
- the nenf gene encoding neudesin isoform X1, encoding MFFALSVALCVLIIICSAKDTEIRNASKPVRLFTEEELKRYDGSEDGQPIYMAIKGVVFDVTTGKEFYGEGAPYNALVGKDSTRAVAKMSLDPADLTHDTMGLTEKQLQSLEQIFTGTYKAKYPIVGYTSRRVLNEDGSPNRDFKPEDQPHFSIKDEF
- the pacc1 gene encoding proton-activated chloride channel isoform X3, with product MLRRETSRSYQEFNGDDCSGPHGSYGNNDVSEVEHDEASCDPLPDEDIVDSNLMPITFNKACLKNVFTVILVLIYLLLSTVAAFLAYQTISDFMEKLNHPVMSVSYKEVEEFTPPGIALYPGKAQLLSCMHHYHDNIPPPVSSGSRAEGDCIIEEIIYYGPYSNQTQKRAMVVRGPTDVRNRELIFLQFSRNETEEDFSAISYMIFAEFSDLLESSDKAAFMMDCERNYSMWTFSGGFRTWVKMSLVKTPGRGSESVEFRQESSVVKYIDKRPPQEQANELFFAVFQWRDPFIQQVKDIVTANPWNTIAILCGVFMALFKAADFAKLSIKWMIKIRKRHLRAKLREMNQIS
- the pacc1 gene encoding proton-activated chloride channel isoform X2, whose translation is MIYDTFQECGTSFRILVFSINVTFFNKSSRSKSENKCCFNGDDCSGPHGSYGNNDVSEVEHDEASCDPLPDEDIVDSNLMPITFNKACLKNVFTVILVLIYLLLSTVAAFLAYQTISDFMEKLNHPVMSVSYKEVEEFTPPGIALYPGKAQLLSCMHHYHDNIPPPVSSGSRAEGDCIIEEIIYYGPYSNQTQRAMVVRGPTDVRNRELIFLQFSRNETEEDFSAISYMIFAEFSDLLESSDKAAFMMDCERNYSMWTFSGGFRTWVKMSLVKTPGRGSESVEFRQESSVVKYIDKRPPQEQANELFFAVFQWRDPFIQQVKDIVTANPWNTIAILCGVFMALFKAADFAKLSIKWMIKIRKRHLRAKLREMNQIS
- the pacc1 gene encoding proton-activated chloride channel isoform X1 codes for the protein MIYDTFQECGTSFRILVFSINVTFFNKSSRSKSENKCCFNGDDCSGPHGSYGNNDVSEVEHDEASCDPLPDEDIVDSNLMPITFNKACLKNVFTVILVLIYLLLSTVAAFLAYQTISDFMEKLNHPVMSVSYKEVEEFTPPGIALYPGKAQLLSCMHHYHDNIPPPVSSGSRAEGDCIIEEIIYYGPYSNQTQKRAMVVRGPTDVRNRELIFLQFSRNETEEDFSAISYMIFAEFSDLLESSDKAAFMMDCERNYSMWTFSGGFRTWVKMSLVKTPGRGSESVEFRQESSVVKYIDKRPPQEQANELFFAVFQWRDPFIQQVKDIVTANPWNTIAILCGVFMALFKAADFAKLSIKWMIKIRKRHLRAKLREMNQIS